A stretch of Fundicoccus culcitae DNA encodes these proteins:
- a CDS encoding glycoside hydrolase family 1 protein, translating into MKFPENFLWGGATAANQCEGGYNLDGKLPSVADHISKGDVNTPRTFTYDIDTDNFEYPSHEAIDFYHRYKEDIKLFAEMGFKVFRLSINWTRIFPKGDESEPNQAGLDFYRSVFEECKKYGIEPLVTLSHYETPIHLAKTYGGWTNRQVIDFFGHYARTVFNEYKDLVKYWLTFNEINILASQFGAIMGGGIIPEAGNSPIFNSDEESVASKNQRFQALHHQFLASANAVLDAKKINPEMQVGCMIAGNETYPLTCHPNDVLKAQQSIYEANFYCGDVQVRGEYPPFAKRMWQENDIELDIHAGDLELLKAGTVSFYTFSYYMSSTASTDPSQSASAGNMMFGIKNPYLESSDWGWQIDPVGLRVYLNEVYNRYRVPLMIVENGLGAHDEFAEDGKIHDSYRIDYMKQHIEQMKLAIADGVDLIGYTSWGCIDLVSASTGEMKKRYGFIYVDKDNEGYGTLDRSKKDSFDWYKEVIASNGEKL; encoded by the coding sequence ATGAAATTTCCAGAAAATTTTTTATGGGGCGGCGCTACCGCGGCTAATCAATGCGAAGGTGGTTACAATCTAGATGGCAAGCTCCCGAGTGTAGCTGACCATATTTCCAAAGGTGACGTAAATACCCCAAGAACATTCACTTATGATATTGATACCGATAATTTTGAGTATCCTTCACATGAAGCCATTGATTTTTATCATCGCTACAAAGAAGATATTAAATTATTTGCTGAGATGGGTTTTAAAGTATTTCGTTTGTCCATTAACTGGACGCGGATTTTCCCTAAAGGTGATGAAAGTGAGCCCAACCAAGCTGGCTTAGATTTCTATCGCAGTGTTTTTGAAGAATGTAAAAAATATGGTATCGAGCCTTTGGTAACTTTATCACACTACGAAACACCGATCCACTTAGCCAAAACATATGGCGGTTGGACGAACCGTCAAGTCATTGACTTCTTTGGACATTATGCACGGACCGTATTCAACGAATACAAAGATTTAGTTAAATACTGGTTGACCTTCAATGAAATAAATATCCTTGCTTCTCAATTTGGCGCGATTATGGGCGGAGGTATTATTCCTGAAGCAGGAAATTCTCCTATTTTCAACTCTGATGAAGAATCGGTGGCCTCTAAAAACCAACGATTTCAAGCCTTGCACCATCAATTTTTAGCCAGTGCAAATGCAGTTTTAGATGCTAAAAAGATTAATCCCGAAATGCAAGTAGGTTGTATGATCGCGGGTAATGAAACCTATCCTTTAACCTGTCATCCAAATGATGTCTTAAAAGCTCAGCAATCAATCTATGAAGCTAACTTTTACTGTGGTGATGTTCAAGTTCGAGGCGAATACCCTCCATTTGCTAAAAGAATGTGGCAAGAAAATGATATTGAGTTGGATATCCATGCAGGTGACTTAGAATTATTAAAAGCTGGTACAGTTTCGTTTTATACATTTAGTTACTATATGTCGTCTACAGCGTCTACTGATCCGAGTCAGTCAGCTTCAGCAGGCAATATGATGTTCGGTATCAAAAACCCTTATTTAGAATCATCTGACTGGGGTTGGCAAATTGATCCGGTTGGGTTAAGAGTCTACTTAAATGAAGTCTATAATCGTTATCGCGTACCTTTAATGATTGTCGAAAATGGTTTAGGTGCTCATGATGAATTCGCTGAAGATGGTAAGATACATGATAGTTATCGCATTGATTACATGAAACAACATATTGAACAAATGAAATTAGCCATTGCAGATGGCGTTGATTTAATAGGCTATACCTCATGGGGTTGTATTGACTTAGTCAGTGCTTCTACCGGAGAAATGAAAAAACGCTACGGCTTTATTTATGTCGATAAGGATAATGAAGGATATGGGACGCTTGACCGGAGCAAAAAAGATTCTTTCGATTGGTATAAAGAAGTCATCGCTTCAAATGGAGAAAAGCTATAA
- a CDS encoding glycoside hydrolase family 1 protein → MSETNKGFPKDFLWGASSSAAQVEGGFDQGGRGLSIWDVKTLNPNTASFHYASDFYSHYKEDIALMAEMGFKAYRFSISWSRILPEGEGEVSQAGIQFYRNVLDELHKYNIEPVVTIYHFDLPLALQEKYGGWINRQMIDAYVNYCRILFKNYPEVKYWLTYNEQNMLTFFGAFDMLGSGNPKSNNDLYNEAHVGLVAQAKAIHLCHELLPDAWIGPAPNLTTSYPASADPKDYIAAQNMDDLRNNFYTDALVFGRYPQSVYAYFEMNDVVLDVHEDDFEIMRTCKPDFIGFNCYGNDTTEHLDYYELDFSDVDMSDNTNKSYLMKLMEKPGVGKSVVNPYFAENSVDGNRYDPYAIRVTARRLTERYHLPVLLTENGYGRPDTLTEDGQIHDDYRIEHLRETIKQMKIGIEEGAQLIGYCPWSAMDLVSTREGISKRYGFIYVDRDEDDVKAQTAEMKRYRKDSFHWYKKVIASNGEILD, encoded by the coding sequence ATGAGTGAAACAAACAAAGGCTTTCCGAAAGATTTTCTTTGGGGAGCAAGTTCATCAGCCGCACAAGTCGAAGGTGGTTTTGATCAAGGTGGGCGTGGCTTGTCGATTTGGGATGTTAAGACGTTAAATCCCAACACAGCTTCTTTTCACTATGCCAGTGATTTCTATTCGCATTATAAAGAAGATATTGCCTTAATGGCTGAAATGGGTTTTAAAGCGTATCGTTTTTCGATTTCTTGGAGTCGAATTTTACCTGAGGGAGAAGGCGAAGTCAGTCAAGCTGGGATTCAATTTTATCGTAATGTGTTAGATGAGTTGCATAAATACAACATTGAGCCGGTTGTCACCATTTATCATTTTGATTTACCTTTAGCTTTACAAGAAAAATATGGGGGTTGGATTAATCGTCAAATGATTGATGCCTATGTTAATTATTGTCGGATATTATTTAAAAATTATCCTGAAGTAAAATATTGGTTAACCTACAATGAACAAAATATGCTGACCTTCTTTGGTGCTTTTGACATGTTAGGGTCAGGAAATCCCAAATCAAATAATGATTTATATAATGAAGCTCATGTTGGTTTAGTGGCTCAAGCTAAAGCCATTCATTTGTGCCATGAATTATTACCAGATGCATGGATTGGACCAGCGCCTAATTTAACTACATCATATCCAGCATCGGCTGATCCAAAAGATTACATAGCAGCCCAAAATATGGATGACTTACGCAATAACTTTTATACCGATGCGTTGGTGTTTGGTCGCTATCCACAGTCTGTGTATGCATATTTTGAAATGAATGACGTGGTGTTGGATGTTCATGAAGATGACTTTGAGATAATGCGCACCTGCAAACCGGATTTTATCGGCTTTAATTGCTATGGGAATGATACAACTGAACATTTAGATTATTACGAATTAGATTTTTCCGACGTTGATATGTCAGATAACACCAATAAGAGTTATTTGATGAAATTAATGGAGAAACCGGGTGTAGGTAAATCTGTGGTGAACCCGTATTTTGCTGAAAATTCGGTGGATGGCAACCGCTATGATCCGTATGCGATTCGTGTAACGGCTAGACGTTTGACGGAACGATACCATTTACCTGTGTTGTTAACGGAAAATGGCTATGGTAGACCGGATACCTTAACTGAAGACGGCCAGATTCATGATGACTATCGTATTGAACATTTACGCGAAACCATTAAACAAATGAAAATTGGGATTGAAGAGGGTGCGCAATTAATCGGCTATTGTCCGTGGAGTGCCATGGATTTAGTTTCTACCCGCGAAGGAATCAGTAAACGCTATGGCTTTATTTATGTTGACCGCGATGAAGACGATGTAAAAGCCCAAACCGCAGAGATGAAACGTTATCGTAAAGATTCATTCCATTGGTACAAAAAAGTCATTGCATCGAATGGCGAAATTTTAGATTAG
- a CDS encoding PTS sugar transporter subunit IIC, which translates to MENIFNSPFFVKLQNFGQKLGSNKFLSALQAAMMSTMGVIMVGAISTIIASLGSQFGWFEVGSDIYNIIYAPYKFTMDMLSAWVVLLFAYNYAKKLDLESPILKAINAIIVFFLVAAPLSTNEAGTYFIDITYLSAQGMFVGFLIVFVVIQIEKFVVDRDIRIKMPDVVPQFLTDSLSSIIPLTIDVLIFSILGIVVSALTNGVHTVPSGFMALLSAPLAALTSVPGILILITFAAVLWIFGIHGTMIIVPVVMPLMFQAAQVNAAAYQAGEPLTFFPVAIFSAVSFVGGTGNTLPLVLMGLRSKSEQIRAVSKVALVPGWFNINEPVTFGMPIMYNPILAIPFVLNVPIMGILLYFGYMSGFLTMTVVPIFSLLPMGVAEFLTTLNWRNALWTYLMIIPVGLIYYPFFKAYEKQLVAKEQEAAQLEADAVV; encoded by the coding sequence ATGGAAAATATTTTTAATAGTCCTTTCTTTGTGAAATTACAAAATTTTGGACAAAAATTAGGCTCTAATAAATTTTTAAGCGCATTACAAGCTGCGATGATGTCAACCATGGGGGTAATTATGGTTGGTGCTATTTCAACGATTATTGCATCTTTGGGTAGCCAGTTTGGTTGGTTTGAAGTTGGTAGTGATATTTACAATATTATTTATGCTCCTTACAAATTTACGATGGATATGTTATCAGCTTGGGTTGTTTTACTCTTTGCCTATAATTATGCAAAAAAATTAGATTTAGAATCACCCATTTTGAAAGCGATTAATGCGATTATTGTCTTTTTCTTAGTTGCTGCCCCTTTAAGTACCAATGAAGCAGGAACGTACTTTATCGATATTACTTACTTAAGCGCACAAGGTATGTTCGTTGGTTTCTTGATCGTATTTGTGGTCATTCAAATTGAAAAATTTGTAGTCGATCGTGATATTCGTATTAAAATGCCAGATGTAGTACCCCAATTTTTAACGGACAGTTTATCATCGATTATTCCTCTAACAATTGATGTGTTAATCTTTTCGATTCTTGGCATTGTGGTATCAGCCTTAACAAATGGGGTCCATACCGTACCATCAGGTTTTATGGCTCTACTTTCAGCACCACTTGCAGCTTTAACATCCGTGCCTGGTATCCTAATTTTAATCACGTTTGCTGCGGTATTATGGATATTTGGTATCCACGGAACCATGATTATTGTACCTGTTGTCATGCCTTTAATGTTTCAAGCTGCCCAAGTCAATGCGGCGGCCTATCAAGCTGGTGAGCCCTTAACCTTCTTCCCAGTAGCTATATTTAGTGCCGTTTCCTTTGTCGGAGGAACAGGTAATACCTTGCCATTAGTTTTAATGGGGTTACGTTCAAAATCAGAACAAATTCGTGCAGTATCAAAAGTGGCCTTAGTTCCAGGATGGTTTAATATTAATGAACCCGTAACTTTTGGAATGCCAATTATGTACAACCCTATTTTAGCCATTCCATTTGTACTCAATGTACCAATCATGGGTATATTACTGTATTTTGGCTATATGTCAGGCTTTTTAACGATGACGGTTGTACCTATCTTCTCATTACTACCAATGGGTGTGGCTGAATTTTTAACAACCCTAAATTGGCGTAATGCTCTATGGACCTATTTAATGATTATACCAGTTGGGCTTATATACTACCCATTCTTTAAAGCTTATGAAAAACAATTAGTAGCTAAAGAACAAGAAGCGGCTCAATTAGAAGCAGACGCAGTGGTTTAA
- a CDS encoding PTS sugar transporter subunit IIB: MKILLVCAGGMSTSILMKKMEKYWEEQGIDLDIRAVGLGNYAEYAKEYEIILVGPQVSYKLQQIKEDTGLPTEAIPSYDYAIANTQNILKLAQKLYAQK; the protein is encoded by the coding sequence ATGAAAATATTATTGGTGTGTGCTGGCGGTATGTCAACAAGTATTTTAATGAAAAAAATGGAAAAATATTGGGAAGAACAAGGGATTGATTTAGATATCCGCGCCGTAGGTTTAGGTAATTATGCTGAATATGCTAAAGAATATGAAATTATTCTTGTTGGACCGCAAGTAAGTTATAAACTTCAACAAATTAAAGAGGATACAGGATTACCTACGGAAGCTATTCCGTCGTATGATTATGCGATTGCTAACACACAAAATATTTTAAAACTTGCTCAAAAACTGTATGCACAAAAATAA
- a CDS encoding PTS lactose/cellobiose transporter subunit IIA: protein MPMDTQLELISMNLIANAGDARSYGFRALEAAKQGNFKEADDFLQKASEASNQAHQYQTDLLTNEANGEQLDINVLLIHAQDHLMTSMLAVELIKELVDIYRTRGEE, encoded by the coding sequence ATGCCGATGGATACGCAGTTAGAATTAATTTCGATGAATCTCATAGCAAACGCAGGTGACGCAAGGTCTTATGGTTTTAGAGCATTAGAAGCAGCCAAGCAAGGTAATTTTAAGGAAGCTGATGATTTTTTACAAAAAGCATCAGAAGCATCCAATCAAGCCCATCAGTATCAAACCGATTTATTAACCAATGAGGCCAATGGTGAACAGTTAGATATCAATGTATTACTGATTCATGCACAAGATCATTTAATGACAAGTATGTTGGCGGTAGAATTAATTAAAGAGTTAGTCGATATTTATCGAACAAGAGGAGAAGAATAG
- a CDS encoding DUF3284 domain-containing protein — translation MKIIRTLSISSDAFYDYLVNQLLSEANAVPEMNYNRNHIKKGFKFHRNMQHTSIVSTTEVLDYQPGKQLVVKTTHHTDSIEFNYETRQSPKGLEVTFKQEMSAFDKKKGLRFFRGFSSAIYLSRMSNSLYAIQEQVLKEMERQK, via the coding sequence ATGAAGATAATAAGAACATTGAGTATTAGTAGCGATGCGTTTTATGATTATCTTGTGAATCAATTATTATCCGAAGCAAATGCTGTGCCTGAGATGAACTACAATCGAAACCATATTAAGAAAGGATTTAAATTTCATCGGAACATGCAACATACATCGATTGTTAGTACAACAGAAGTCTTAGACTATCAGCCCGGAAAACAGTTAGTTGTGAAAACGACTCATCATACGGATTCGATCGAGTTTAATTATGAAACGCGTCAGTCGCCAAAAGGCTTAGAGGTCACTTTTAAGCAGGAAATGAGTGCTTTCGATAAGAAGAAAGGGCTTCGTTTCTTTCGGGGTTTTAGTTCTGCCATTTATTTAAGTCGGATGTCCAATAGTTTATACGCTATCCAAGAACAAGTCCTTAAAGAAATGGAGCGGCAAAAGTAG
- a CDS encoding PRD domain-containing protein yields MSLKKIDELYDFIQKKTYSANKDFEGVSTNEIVEAFDMQRSNVSALLNQLVKDNKLKKTNTRPVLYQLKDTNYDEMEATLFSDLVGLNGSLRHAVQLAKAAIFYPNRRLNILLQGNKGVGTSSFAHLIYQFAKSRAVVENDAPFIKVSSRHYKSNLDALNDVLFGKNMAMEDSAFAQARGGVLFIDNFELLKPEQQNEISKILERHSQFTFAEADETNFSDVIIIIACKPNSNTSIQDKISFTIELPDLNKRPLEEKFALINKFFTIEASNSMHDIQVSSEAINGLLLADFAGNIKALEREITVASAKAYVRVIGQQDKVIKVFVNDFSVNIKQAQIKIKSFYHEVHELIGSNDYIYFDKKQGFVKNDAKDESMYQDIESKYNDLISRGINQQNIESVINTHLQQLFNIYRYEETKSDEKNLEQLSKLVDKRIIEIVDDWIEICSRELNRSFSSNVFYGLCLHINALMTASFTRQRVDNEQILSIIQNYPQEYGLSNQLSLTLKEKLNLEVPFDEVVIITMFLLKSDNTPSEEHPVLLYAMHGHSTAKSLMEVTNSLTKSNVCYSYDLDLEKDIEEAMQEFKELIIKIDQGKGVIVIYDMGSIKTMIETVSDETHIKIRGINIPVTLVGIDLARRCFMGDDIEDIYHKATKELKAYTNESEKLDKLIITLCHTGEGGAYQLKNYIDEFSNLDYNIVALAISDRQQLLKEVIELKRTNQIHAFVGTYDPKLLGIPFIPISKIFENKKENLDKILKFEPIVEQEIDFDPIYDFLDEQLKYTSMAKVKMILPELLDQLTVIFDLDKEQQIGLFMHLVSLIEKKLSLETVAENKFRDKILIAFQDDYRQLRNMFKVLEKSFNIIINDGDIATIIMILRKV; encoded by the coding sequence ATGTCACTTAAAAAAATAGATGAACTCTACGATTTTATACAAAAGAAAACCTACTCAGCCAATAAAGATTTTGAAGGCGTAAGCACGAATGAAATCGTTGAAGCTTTTGATATGCAACGATCTAATGTATCTGCATTACTCAACCAGTTAGTGAAAGATAATAAGTTAAAAAAGACTAATACACGACCCGTTTTATATCAATTAAAAGATACGAATTATGATGAAATGGAAGCCACATTATTTAGTGATTTAGTCGGTTTAAATGGGAGTTTACGTCATGCAGTTCAATTGGCCAAGGCGGCTATTTTCTATCCTAACCGGCGGTTAAATATATTGTTACAAGGCAATAAAGGGGTTGGCACCAGTTCTTTCGCGCATTTAATCTATCAATTTGCTAAATCACGAGCTGTCGTAGAGAATGATGCGCCATTTATCAAGGTGAGTTCGCGTCACTATAAATCGAATTTAGATGCTTTAAATGACGTTTTATTCGGAAAAAATATGGCGATGGAAGATAGTGCGTTCGCTCAAGCTCGAGGCGGCGTCCTGTTTATTGATAATTTCGAGCTCTTAAAACCTGAACAACAAAATGAAATTAGCAAAATCTTAGAAAGGCACAGTCAATTTACCTTTGCTGAAGCAGATGAAACAAATTTTAGTGATGTAATAATCATTATTGCATGCAAACCAAATTCAAATACTTCAATTCAGGATAAAATTTCATTTACGATTGAATTACCTGATTTAAACAAACGACCTTTGGAAGAGAAATTTGCTTTAATCAATAAATTTTTTACAATAGAAGCGTCGAATTCAATGCATGATATTCAAGTGAGTTCTGAAGCCATTAATGGTCTATTGTTAGCCGATTTTGCTGGCAATATAAAAGCCTTGGAGAGAGAAATTACGGTAGCTTCAGCCAAAGCTTATGTAAGAGTAATCGGTCAACAAGATAAAGTCATCAAGGTATTTGTTAATGATTTTTCTGTTAATATCAAACAAGCACAGATCAAGATAAAAAGTTTTTATCATGAAGTCCATGAGCTAATTGGTTCAAATGATTATATTTATTTTGACAAAAAACAAGGTTTTGTTAAGAATGACGCTAAAGATGAGTCGATGTATCAAGATATTGAATCGAAATATAATGATTTAATTAGTCGAGGCATCAATCAACAAAATATAGAGAGTGTAATAAATACTCATTTACAACAGCTATTTAACATCTACAGGTACGAAGAAACCAAAAGTGATGAAAAAAATTTAGAGCAACTATCAAAGCTCGTTGATAAACGCATTATTGAGATTGTTGATGATTGGATAGAAATCTGTTCGCGCGAATTAAATCGCAGCTTTAGTTCTAATGTTTTTTATGGCTTGTGTTTACATATCAATGCCTTGATGACGGCGTCGTTTACGCGTCAAAGGGTCGATAATGAACAAATTCTTTCCATCATTCAAAACTATCCGCAAGAATACGGCTTAAGCAATCAACTTAGCCTAACTTTAAAAGAGAAACTGAATTTAGAAGTGCCATTCGACGAAGTCGTTATTATAACCATGTTTTTATTGAAATCAGATAATACGCCATCCGAAGAGCATCCGGTACTTTTATATGCGATGCATGGGCATTCGACCGCAAAGTCACTCATGGAAGTAACGAATAGTTTGACTAAATCAAATGTTTGTTACAGTTATGACTTGGATTTAGAAAAAGATATTGAAGAAGCGATGCAAGAGTTTAAAGAATTAATCATTAAAATTGATCAAGGGAAAGGTGTTATTGTGATTTATGACATGGGATCAATTAAAACCATGATTGAAACCGTCTCAGATGAAACACACATTAAAATTAGAGGCATTAATATTCCAGTGACATTAGTCGGTATTGATTTAGCTAGAAGGTGTTTTATGGGAGATGATATTGAAGATATTTATCATAAAGCGACCAAGGAATTAAAGGCGTATACCAATGAAAGTGAAAAACTCGATAAATTGATTATCACTTTATGTCATACCGGTGAAGGGGGAGCCTATCAGCTTAAAAACTATATCGATGAGTTTTCAAATTTGGATTATAATATCGTAGCTCTAGCGATTAGTGATCGTCAGCAACTATTAAAAGAAGTCATTGAATTAAAACGCACCAATCAAATTCATGCCTTCGTTGGAACTTATGATCCTAAATTATTAGGCATTCCATTTATTCCCATTTCAAAAATATTTGAAAATAAGAAAGAAAATCTCGATAAAATTCTAAAATTTGAACCCATTGTAGAACAGGAAATTGATTTTGATCCTATTTATGACTTTTTAGATGAGCAACTAAAATATACGTCAATGGCTAAAGTGAAGATGATTTTGCCAGAACTCCTTGATCAACTCACAGTCATTTTTGACTTAGATAAAGAGCAACAAATTGGCTTATTTATGCACTTGGTTAGTTTAATTGAAAAGAAACTATCTTTGGAGACAGTGGCCGAAAATAAATTTAGAGATAAGATTTTAATTGCTTTCCAAGATGATTATCGCCAATTGCGAAACATGTTCAAAGTACTGGAAAAATCCTTTAATATCATTATCAACGATGGCGATATTGCAACCATCATCATGATCCTACGCAAAGTGTAA
- a CDS encoding 6-phospho-beta-glucosidase, giving the protein MSKKLKIVTIGGGSSYTPELAEGLILRQDRLDIKEWWLVDIDAGKEKLEIVGEMARRQVKAAGLDWEVHLTTDRTLALKDADFVTTQFRVGQLDARIRDERIPSKYHSLGQETNGAGGIFKAFRTIPVILDIINDMKELCPDAWLINFTNPAGMVTEAAIKVGGWKKTIGLCNVPIGSTRMNNTAMGYDGQDVLFHKYAGLNHFHWHRVWDKDGSEVTNKLIETIYNPESDFLKDHEVKNIMLVGYNYEQLKSLGIIPCAYHRYYYMSEDMLEGTLADYEKGETRAEVVKRTEAELFELYKDPHLDYKPEQLALRGGAHYSDAACEVIASIVNDSRTVMVVSTQNNGTITDLPYDSIVEVSSVITAHGAEPFNWGSFPAGARGQLQLMKSMEELVIEAAVKGDYGKAIEAFTVNPLINSGSHMMDMLNEMLVANKDYLPQFKETIAKLEQEGVTYIPQ; this is encoded by the coding sequence ATGAGTAAAAAACTTAAAATTGTAACAATTGGTGGCGGGAGTAGTTATACACCCGAATTGGCTGAAGGATTAATTTTACGTCAAGATCGCTTAGATATTAAAGAGTGGTGGCTCGTAGACATTGATGCTGGTAAAGAAAAACTTGAAATTGTTGGTGAAATGGCACGTCGACAAGTGAAAGCAGCCGGTCTAGATTGGGAAGTTCACTTAACAACCGATCGTACATTAGCGTTGAAAGATGCTGACTTTGTTACCACCCAATTCCGTGTAGGACAACTTGATGCAAGAATTCGTGACGAACGTATCCCAAGTAAATATCACTCTTTAGGGCAAGAGACAAATGGTGCTGGCGGTATTTTCAAAGCATTTAGAACCATCCCGGTTATTTTAGATATTATTAATGACATGAAAGAATTGTGTCCTGACGCTTGGTTAATTAATTTCACTAATCCAGCAGGTATGGTGACAGAAGCAGCAATTAAGGTTGGTGGCTGGAAGAAAACGATTGGTTTATGTAATGTACCGATTGGTTCTACTCGAATGAATAACACCGCCATGGGTTATGATGGGCAAGATGTCTTATTCCATAAATATGCCGGTTTGAACCACTTCCATTGGCACCGAGTTTGGGATAAAGATGGTAGTGAAGTGACAAATAAATTGATTGAAACCATTTATAACCCAGAAAGCGACTTTTTAAAGGATCACGAAGTAAAAAATATCATGCTTGTCGGCTACAATTATGAACAACTGAAAAGTTTAGGGATCATCCCCTGTGCTTATCATCGCTACTACTATATGTCTGAAGATATGCTAGAAGGCACCTTAGCTGATTATGAAAAAGGTGAAACCCGAGCCGAAGTTGTGAAACGAACGGAAGCAGAGTTATTTGAATTATACAAAGATCCGCATTTAGATTATAAACCTGAACAATTAGCCTTACGTGGTGGCGCACATTATTCTGATGCAGCTTGTGAAGTGATCGCTTCGATTGTTAATGATTCTAGAACCGTAATGGTAGTTTCTACACAAAATAACGGGACGATAACTGACCTGCCATATGATTCAATCGTAGAAGTTTCAAGCGTTATTACTGCGCATGGAGCAGAGCCATTTAATTGGGGTAGTTTCCCAGCGGGTGCTCGTGGTCAGCTACAATTAATGAAGTCCATGGAAGAGTTGGTCATTGAAGCGGCCGTTAAAGGTGATTATGGTAAAGCGATTGAAGCATTCACCGTCAATCCATTAATAAATAGTGGCTCACACATGATGGATATGTTAAACGAAATGTTAGTCGCTAATAAGGATTATTTACCACAATTCAAAGAAACAATCGCCAAGCTAGAACAAGAAGGCGTTACTTACATCCCTCAATAA
- a CDS encoding MurR/RpiR family transcriptional regulator: MMLLNRIKSKQNFSDSELKIANYVNEFPQKVISMTIQELADVTYTSTSSVTRFCRKVDTEGFSELKLQLAKEINNFNLTDKRIEHDIPFQKEANQQEIAHNILNLNIQAILDTFSVLDLNQLERVAQQIVEARGIYFYGKGQSLILCEDFQYKLYRVGINALLTPASDYQIMQSMTQPEGSLAIVISYFGIGQTNQSVVKILNNK, from the coding sequence ATGATGTTATTAAACCGAATTAAAAGTAAGCAGAACTTTTCGGATTCTGAACTAAAAATAGCGAATTATGTGAATGAATTTCCGCAAAAAGTGATTTCAATGACTATCCAAGAATTAGCGGATGTGACCTATACCAGTACCTCAAGTGTGACCCGTTTTTGTCGTAAAGTAGATACAGAAGGCTTTAGTGAACTCAAACTACAACTAGCCAAGGAAATTAATAACTTTAATCTGACTGATAAGCGGATTGAACATGATATTCCCTTTCAAAAAGAAGCCAATCAACAAGAAATAGCCCATAATATATTGAACTTAAATATTCAAGCTATCTTGGATACATTTAGTGTCTTGGATCTCAATCAACTAGAAAGAGTCGCACAACAAATCGTTGAAGCCAGAGGTATTTATTTTTATGGAAAAGGTCAATCACTTATTTTATGTGAAGATTTCCAATATAAATTGTATCGTGTGGGTATTAATGCGCTTTTAACGCCTGCTTCCGATTATCAAATTATGCAAAGTATGACGCAGCCGGAGGGTTCTTTAGCGATTGTGATTTCGTATTTTGGGATTGGGCAAACCAACCAATCCGTTGTCAAAATTCTCAATAACAAATAA
- the aac(6') gene encoding aminoglycoside 6'-N-acetyltransferase: MGTKVFLGSDTDELSGEFKELLLNPEKAVFYVAEAEGVLVGFAQCQIRNDWVEGSSSSPVGYLEGIYVEATYRKQGVASRLIAACEAWSRERACVEFASDCELENADSLAFHLAYGFTEVERTIHFIKRLDE; the protein is encoded by the coding sequence ATGGGAACCAAAGTGTTTCTTGGTTCTGATACGGATGAGTTAAGCGGGGAATTTAAAGAATTGTTGTTGAATCCTGAAAAGGCCGTTTTCTATGTGGCTGAAGCTGAAGGTGTTCTAGTAGGTTTTGCTCAATGCCAAATTCGCAATGACTGGGTGGAAGGCTCAAGTTCTAGTCCGGTTGGCTACTTAGAAGGTATCTACGTCGAAGCGACTTATCGTAAACAAGGAGTGGCTTCACGGTTAATCGCAGCGTGTGAAGCGTGGAGTCGTGAAAGAGCGTGCGTGGAGTTTGCGAGTGATTGTGAGTTAGAAAATGCGGATAGCTTGGCGTTTCACTTGGCATATGGTTTTACAGAAGTTGAGCGCACGATACATTTTATTAAGCGGTTGGATGAATGA